The following coding sequences are from one Geothrix sp. window:
- a CDS encoding citrate (Si)-synthase: MTRLKTRLKEMIEEHRPRTTRLLKEFGKVVIDEVTIDQCIGGARDIKCLVTDLSYLDSQEGIRFRGKNIPETFAALPKLPGAEYPTVESFWYFMLTGEIPTAAEAEEIHQDFKSRAKVPAYVFDVLRALPKDSHPMVMLSTAVLAMQKESKFNKLYHSLKKNDYWDSMYEDACDLLAKLPEIAAFIYRYKYKNGDIIPGNYELDFGANFAHMMGIAKPYDDVSRMYFILHSDHESGNVSAHTTHLVASALSDAYYSFSAGLNGLAGPLHGLANQEVLDWIKDFQKKLNGAEPTEENVKQALWDTLNSGHVIPGYGHAVLRKTDPRYTAQMEFCQKHLPNDPLFKLVNMIYRVAPGVLTEQGKTKNPWPNVDAQSGVIQWYYGLTDYDFYTVLFGVGRAIGVLANITWDRALGYALERPKSVTTAMLEEWATKGGR; this comes from the coding sequence ATGACCCGCCTCAAAACCCGTCTGAAGGAAATGATCGAGGAGCACCGGCCCCGCACCACCCGGCTCCTGAAGGAGTTCGGCAAGGTCGTCATCGACGAGGTCACCATCGACCAGTGCATCGGCGGCGCCCGGGACATCAAGTGCCTGGTGACCGACCTCTCCTACCTCGATTCCCAGGAGGGCATCCGCTTCCGCGGCAAGAACATCCCCGAGACCTTCGCGGCCCTGCCCAAGCTGCCGGGCGCCGAGTACCCGACGGTGGAGTCCTTCTGGTACTTCATGCTCACCGGCGAGATCCCCACGGCGGCCGAAGCCGAGGAGATCCACCAGGACTTCAAGTCCCGCGCCAAGGTGCCCGCCTACGTCTTCGACGTGCTGCGCGCCCTGCCCAAGGACAGCCACCCGATGGTGATGCTCTCCACGGCGGTGCTCGCCATGCAGAAGGAGAGCAAGTTCAACAAGCTGTACCACAGCCTGAAGAAGAACGACTACTGGGACTCAATGTACGAGGATGCCTGCGACCTGCTGGCCAAGCTGCCCGAGATCGCCGCCTTCATCTACCGCTACAAGTACAAGAACGGGGACATCATCCCCGGCAACTACGAGCTCGACTTCGGCGCCAACTTCGCCCACATGATGGGCATCGCCAAACCCTATGACGATGTGTCCCGGATGTACTTCATCCTCCACAGCGACCACGAGAGCGGCAACGTCAGCGCCCACACCACGCACCTGGTGGCCTCCGCCCTGTCCGATGCCTACTACAGCTTCAGCGCCGGCCTCAACGGCCTGGCCGGCCCCCTCCACGGCCTGGCCAACCAGGAAGTGCTGGACTGGATCAAGGACTTCCAGAAGAAGCTCAACGGCGCCGAACCCACCGAGGAGAACGTCAAGCAGGCCCTCTGGGACACGCTGAACTCCGGCCACGTCATTCCCGGCTACGGCCACGCCGTGCTGCGCAAGACCGATCCCCGCTACACCGCCCAGATGGAGTTCTGCCAGAAGCACCTGCCCAACGATCCGCTCTTCAAGCTGGTCAACATGATCTACCGCGTGGCCCCGGGCGTGCTCACCGAGCAGGGCAAGACCAAGAACCCCTGGCCCAACGTGGATGCCCAGAGCGGCGTCATTCAGTGGTACTACGGCCTCACCGACTACGACTTCTACACCGTGCTCTTCGGCGTGGGCCGCGCCATCGGCGTGCTGGCCAACATCACCTGGGACCGCGCCCTGGGCTATGCCCTGGAGCGCCCCAAGTCCGTCACCACCGCCATGCTCGAAGAGTGGGCCACCAAGGGCGGGCGATAG